AAAAAACATCCTAAATTATTGTACAATGAAGAACGTAATCAAATTTGGTTTCTTAGCTCTTGCTTTCGGTGTATTCGCAGTTGCTTGCGGTAACGGTTCTACTGAGCAGAAAGCTGATTCTACTGCAGCTGCTGCTACTCAGACTATCGATTCAGCTGCTAACGCTGCTAATGCTGCAGTTAACGCTGCTGCTGATTCAGCTAAAGCTACTGTTGATTCTGCTGCTTCTGCTGTTAAAGCTGCTGCTGATACCGCTGTTAAAGCTGTTAAAAAATAATTTTGCCTTAAACGCATATTATATAATAAACCGCTCCGGATCCCGGAGCGGTTTTTATTTTTTATATCTAATATATAATTAACATTTGTTATATATCCACAGGCAAAGCCATGATGCTGATAGCTAACCCTTCTATCTTCCAATACATCCTATTAAAAAATGAGCCATAATTGGCTAATTTTTATCCCCTCCAGCTAAATCACGCAACCCCATTGTTATCCTGACAGGCAGATTTTACTGTTATCTCCGAAAAAAGATCATCACCTCATCAAAAATCTATCATCACTCCTTACAATCATCTATTTATATTTTTTTCTGTTTTAAATAAATTTCAATAAACGGTAGTCTTTTTTAAAAAAATCATATTTTTCTTCTTCTGCTATTGGATAATTAGAATCCAGTTGTATTTTTGTTCCACAATCGAAAACAGACAATGACAACACAAACGACTTTTGGATTTTTTGGCTTTTATTATTTCTGGTACCAGGAATAGGGAGGTCGTTTGTAAACTAAAATAAAAGAAACTACAAAAGAGGCCTCCCGGGAAACGGGAGGCCTTTTTGATTATAGCAAAAATTAAAATATGTCAGTTCAATTCTCTACTTACTTTTTTTATTACTTCTCTTACTTCTTTTATGCGAAGAAGACAGGGACTCGTTTGCGATAATCAAACTTTAAAATATAAAGTTCTTCAGCAAAGGGTCCCGAGATCGGGGCCCTTTCTGTTTTAGGTAACTAGTTGCTACAACAACTAAAACACAAAAAAATCAATTATATACACATGAAAATAGCGATTCAGGGTTTTGAAGGTTGTTTCCACCAGGTGGCTGCCCAGTCTTATTTCGGAAAAAATACCGAAATCGAATGCTGCGGCTCTTTCGCCGAACTGGTCAGGAAAGTGAAACAACAACCTGATGTGGACGCAGGGATCATGGCCATCGAAAACTCCATCGCCGGTAGCATCCTCCCTAACTATAGCCTGATCAAAAACTCAGGCCTGCACGTAACCGGAGAAATCTACCTGCAAATCAATCAACACCTGATGGTATTACCAGGACAAACAATGGAGGATATCAGGGAAGTACACTCTCACCCAATGGCGCTGCTACAGTGTATGGACTTCCTCGAAAAATATCCCCATATCAAACTGGTAGAAACGGAAGATACCGCCCTCTCTGCCAAACATGTTCGCCATAAAAAATTAAAATCTACCGCCGCTATCGCCGGTAAACTGGCAGCAGAAATCTTCGAACTCGATATCATCGCTCCTAATATCCATACCAATAAAAATAATTATACCAGGTTCCTGGCAGTATCTAAAACACCGGTGGAAACAGCACCAGACGCTAATAAAGCCTCCGTTTACTTCCAGACAAGTCACGAACGCGGTAGCCTCGCTGAAGTACTTACAAGAATCGCCAACGCCGGTATCAACCTCTCCAAACTGCAGTCTTTCCCCATCCCGGCTAAAGTATGGAACTATTACTTCCACGCAGACATGGAGTTTGATAACCTGGATCACTTCCAGCAGGCATTAAAAGAAATTGAACAACATACCGAACACCTCAAAGTATTAGGTATCTATAAAAAAGGTAAAACGCTTTAATAACTAGTGGTAATATGCAGATACAGGTAGCTAAAAGATTACAAGGAACAGAAGAATACTACTTCTCTAAAAAACTGCGCGAAATCGAAGAGATGAACCAGCAGAGCCCTAAGGTGATTAACCTGGGGATCGGAAGCCCCGACCTGCCTCCTCATCCTTCGGTAGTGGAAGCATTGCACACCAATGCCGCACTCCCCAATACACACGCATACCAGGGCTATAAAGGTATCCCTGCACTGCGTAAGGCTATCGCTGACTGGTATCAACGCTATTATCACGTTACGCTGAATCCGGATACGGAAGTTTTACCACTCATCGGCTCTAAAGAAGGTATCATGCATATCTGCATGACCTATCTCCAGGCAGGTGATGAAGCACTGGTACCTAACCCGGGTTACCCGACCTACCGCTCTGCTGTTAATCTCAGCGGTGCTACTGTTCGCGATTATAACCTGACTGAAGAAAATAACTGGTTGCCGGACCTCGATGCACTGGCTAAGTCAGACCTCAGCAAAGTAAAGCTGATGTGGGTAAACTACCCGAACATGCCTACCGGTGCCAAAGCTACCCGTGAGTTCGCAAAAAAACTCATCGCTTTTGGTAAAGACAATAACATCCTCATCTGTCATGATAATCCGTACAGCTTTATCCTGAATGAAGAGCCTTTAAGTCTGCTCCAGGAAGAAGGCGCTAAAGATGTCGTACTCGAGTTAAACTCGCTCAGTAAATCATCTAACATGGCAGGCTGGCGCGTAGGCATGTTGTGTGGAAAAGCAGAATGGATCAACGAAGTACTCCGTTTCAAATCCAATATGGACTCCGGTATGTTCCAGCCACTGCAAATGGCCGCTGTTAAGGCACTGGAACTTGGTAAAGACTGGTACGACCAGCTCAATGCCATCTACCGTGGCCGCCGTGAAAAAGTATTTGAACTGCTGGACCTCATCGGTTGTACTTATGATAAAGACCAGGTAGGTATGTTCGTATGGGCAAAGATTCCTGCAGGTTATGCAGATGGTTATAAAGTCAGCGACGAAGTACTCTATAAATCACGCGTATTCATTACACCGGGCGGCATCTTCGGATCTAACGGTAACGGATATATCAGAGTGAGCCTTTGTCAGGATGTCAAAGTATTTGACGAAGCGATATCAAGAATTAAATCCACCATTAACAAGTAATAAACGATGATTGCAACAATAATAGGAACAGGTCTTATCGGCGGTTCGCTGGCACTCAGCCTTAAAGAAAAGGGTGTGGCCAGTCATATCATCGGTGTGGATCAGTCGCCGGAGCACCTCGAACGCGCAAAGGAACTGCATATCATCGATGAGGGCGCTTCTCTGGAAGATGCACTCACCCGCTCGGACCTTATTATCCTTGCCATTCCGGTGGATGCGGTGCTGAAAGTACTGCCAACACTGATGGATAAGGTGAAGCCGGGACAGGTAATTATGGACGTAGGTTCTACTAAAAATATCATCTTGCAACTCGTTGCCGGTCATCCAAACAGAGGACGCTTTGTAGCGGCCCATCCGATGGCCGGCACCGAGTATAGCGGACCTGACGCCGCTGTCAGGAACCTGTTTGCCAATAAAACAATGGTATTGTGTGATGTGAAAAACAGTGATGATGATGCACTGGAAGTAGTTGAGAATATGGTAGACCAGTTGCAGATGCGCACCGTATATATGAATGCGGAAGAACATGACCTGCACACGGCATATGTTTCTCATATCTCCCATATCACTTCCTTCGCACTGGCATTAACAGTATTGAAGAAAGAAAAAGAACAGGGCCGCATTTTTGAACTGGCAAGTGGTGGTTTCGAATCTACCGTGCGCCTCGCTAAAAGTTCCCCGGATATGTGGGTGCCTATCTTCAAACATAATCGTAGTAACGTTTTAGATGTACTGGATGAACATATCAATCAGTTACAGCAAATGAAAACATTACTGGAAGAAGAAGATTACGATACCTTCTACAAGCTTATTCAAAAATCAAATAAAATCAGGAAGATCCTGAAATAACAATAATCTAATAAAACGCAGTAACTTAATACTATGGAACAGCATACTACAATGGAGCAGATTCTTGCTAACACCAAATTCTCCGATCCTTCATCGGATAAAAAGCCGTTGATCATTTCCGGCCCTTGCAGTGCAGAAACGGAAGAGCAGGTACTCGCTACCGCACTGAGATTACAGAAAACAGGTAAAGTGGACGTTTTACGTGCAGGTATCTGGAAACCTCGTACCCGCCCGGGTTCTTTCGAAGGTATCGGTACCAAAGGTTTACCCTGGCTGCAAAAAGCTAAAGAACTGACCGGTCTGCCAGTAGCTGTGGAAGTAGCTACCGCTAAACAGGTAGAAGATGCCCTGCACTTCGGTGTGGATATCCTTTGGGTAGGAGCCCGTACTACTGTGAATCCTTTCTCTGTTCAGGAAGTGGCAGATGCACTGAAAGGTGTTGATACAACTGTACTGATCAAAAACCCGATCAACCCTGACCTGGAACTCTGGCTCGGTGCTGTTGAAAGAATCCAGAAAGCTGGTATCAGCAAAGTAGGTCTGATCCACCGCGGTTTCTCCAGCTACGGTAATACTACTTACAGAAATGCTCCAATGTGGCACCTGGCAATCGAACTGAAACGCCGTATGCCTGAACTGCCAATGATCTGCGATCCAAGCCATATCTCCGGTCGTCGTGATATCCTGCAGGAAGTTTCCCAGGAAGCTATCGACCTGGATTACGATGGTCTGATGCTGGAAACTCACATCGATCCGGATAACGCATGGTCTGATGCCAAACAACAGGTAACTCCTGAGAAACTGGCGGAAATCCTCGACGGTATCGTATGGCGTCGTGAACATTCCGATAAGAGCGAATTCAACACTGCACTGGAAAAACTGCGTGCGCAGATCAACCAGGTAGATGATGAGATCATGCTGCTGCTGGGCAACCGTATGAAAATTGCTGAGAAAATCGGTCAATACAAAAAAGAAAACAACATCACCATTCTGCAAACTAACCGTTGGAATGAAATTCTGGAGCGTAACATCGCTAAGGGCGAAAAACTCGGCCTGACAAAAGAATTCATCACCAAATACTTCGACGCTGTTCACCTGGAATCTATCAATCGCCAGAACAGAATAATGAACGAAGAAAAGTAGTAGTATGAAGATACAAACGCACCAATTCAAGCAGCAGGCTACCAGGTACTTCCTGGGCGAAAGCCTGCTGCAACTGGGCAATCATGTGGATATCAACCGCTCCGTGCTGGTGATCGACGAAAACGTTGAACGTCATCATGGAGCGAAACTCCATCAATGGAAAAAAATTGTTATTCCCTCCGGTGAAGATGTGAAAAACATGGCCACTGTTGAGAAAATCATTGATGGACTGATCAGTTACGAGGCCGACCGCAAAACTACACTGGTAGGCATCGGCGGAGGTATGATGACGGATGTTGCCGGCTTCGCAGCCAGCATTTATATGCGCGGCATTCCTTTCGGATTTGTTCCTACAACGTTACTGGCGCAGGTAGATGCAAGCATTGGTGGAAAAAATGGTGTCAGCCACGGCAAACAAAAGAATCTCCTGGGTACCATTACACAACCTGAA
The Chitinophaga sp. Cy-1792 genome window above contains:
- a CDS encoding prephenate dehydratase, whose translation is MKIAIQGFEGCFHQVAAQSYFGKNTEIECCGSFAELVRKVKQQPDVDAGIMAIENSIAGSILPNYSLIKNSGLHVTGEIYLQINQHLMVLPGQTMEDIREVHSHPMALLQCMDFLEKYPHIKLVETEDTALSAKHVRHKKLKSTAAIAGKLAAEIFELDIIAPNIHTNKNNYTRFLAVSKTPVETAPDANKASVYFQTSHERGSLAEVLTRIANAGINLSKLQSFPIPAKVWNYYFHADMEFDNLDHFQQALKEIEQHTEHLKVLGIYKKGKTL
- a CDS encoding pyridoxal phosphate-dependent aminotransferase yields the protein MQIQVAKRLQGTEEYYFSKKLREIEEMNQQSPKVINLGIGSPDLPPHPSVVEALHTNAALPNTHAYQGYKGIPALRKAIADWYQRYYHVTLNPDTEVLPLIGSKEGIMHICMTYLQAGDEALVPNPGYPTYRSAVNLSGATVRDYNLTEENNWLPDLDALAKSDLSKVKLMWVNYPNMPTGAKATREFAKKLIAFGKDNNILICHDNPYSFILNEEPLSLLQEEGAKDVVLELNSLSKSSNMAGWRVGMLCGKAEWINEVLRFKSNMDSGMFQPLQMAAVKALELGKDWYDQLNAIYRGRREKVFELLDLIGCTYDKDQVGMFVWAKIPAGYADGYKVSDEVLYKSRVFITPGGIFGSNGNGYIRVSLCQDVKVFDEAISRIKSTINK
- a CDS encoding prephenate dehydrogenase gives rise to the protein MIATIIGTGLIGGSLALSLKEKGVASHIIGVDQSPEHLERAKELHIIDEGASLEDALTRSDLIILAIPVDAVLKVLPTLMDKVKPGQVIMDVGSTKNIILQLVAGHPNRGRFVAAHPMAGTEYSGPDAAVRNLFANKTMVLCDVKNSDDDALEVVENMVDQLQMRTVYMNAEEHDLHTAYVSHISHITSFALALTVLKKEKEQGRIFELASGGFESTVRLAKSSPDMWVPIFKHNRSNVLDVLDEHINQLQQMKTLLEEEDYDTFYKLIQKSNKIRKILK
- a CDS encoding chorismate mutase — translated: MEQHTTMEQILANTKFSDPSSDKKPLIISGPCSAETEEQVLATALRLQKTGKVDVLRAGIWKPRTRPGSFEGIGTKGLPWLQKAKELTGLPVAVEVATAKQVEDALHFGVDILWVGARTTVNPFSVQEVADALKGVDTTVLIKNPINPDLELWLGAVERIQKAGISKVGLIHRGFSSYGNTTYRNAPMWHLAIELKRRMPELPMICDPSHISGRRDILQEVSQEAIDLDYDGLMLETHIDPDNAWSDAKQQVTPEKLAEILDGIVWRREHSDKSEFNTALEKLRAQINQVDDEIMLLLGNRMKIAEKIGQYKKENNITILQTNRWNEILERNIAKGEKLGLTKEFITKYFDAVHLESINRQNRIMNEEK